CGCCACCATCGACCTGCGCCTGGACGACCTGGCGCGCTTCCTCAAGGAGCAGGGGGCGGTCACCGGTGGCTATGCCTTCGCCCTGGACCAGGCCGGCAACGTGCTGTATTTCCCTGATGCCCAGGCCGGCGGCGGGGGCCAGATGCTCAGCTTCGACGCCCTGAGCAAGCAGCAACCCTGGTTGCTTCCGGTGGCCGAGGCCCTGGCCAAGCCGGCACCGACCGGGCAGGTGCGCAGCCTGGACCTGGACGAGGACGGGCGCTTGCAGGAAGCGGCGCGGGTCAGCTTGTTCAGCATGCCCGGCAGCGGCTGGACCATCGGCCTGGTGACCCCGGAGCAGAAGGTCACCGGCCTGGCCCGGGCCATGACCACCGAGATCTTGCTGTTCCTCCTGCCGTTGCTGGCGCTGCTGCTGTTCTTTGCCTGGCTGGCCGGGCACAAGCTGATTGCCCAGCTGGAAGAAACCACCCGGCAGATCGATGCCCTGGGCAGTGGCCAGGCCAGCGACAACGCCGAGTTGCACGTGGCCCGGGCCGACGAGATCGGCGCCTTGCGCGCCGCGGTGAACCGCTATGCCGGGCAGTTGCGGCAAATGCTGCAGAAGATCGCCAGCGAAGCCCGGCAGTTGCAGAACGAAGCCGCGCGCCTGGGTCAACTCAGCAGCACCCTGGCCCAGCGTGCCGAGCAGCAGCGCCAGGAGAACACCCAGTTGGCCACGGCCATCACCGAGATGTCCTCCAGTGCCTTGGAAGTGGCGCAGAACACCAACAATTGCGCCGACACCGCGCGCCAGTCCCTGGTGGTGGTGCAGGAGGGCCAGCACAAGGTCGATGCCAACAGCCAGTCGATCCAGCAGTTGTCCGCGGAAATGGCCGAGGCGGCGGCAGTGATCCAGCGCCTGGAGCAGGACAGCCAGCAGGTCGGCGCGGTGCTGGATGTGATCAAGGCGATCTCCGAGCAGACCAACCTGCTGGCGCTGAACGCCGCCATCGAAGCGGCCCGGGCCGGGGAGCAGGGCCGGGGCTTTGCCGTGGTGGCGGACGAAGTGCGGACCCTGGCCGGCCGCACCCAGACCTCGGCCAACGAGATCAGCGGCATGATCAACGACTTGCAGCAGGCCTCGCGTCAGGCGGTGCAGGCGATCCAGGCCGGCGAAACACGAACCCGCCAGGCGGTGGGCGAGGCGTCCGGTGCATCGGATGCGCTGTCCAGCACGGTGACCAGCTTCGACGATATTTCCCAGCGGGCGCAGCAGATTGCCGTGGCGGCCCAGCAGCAGAGCCACGTGACCCAGGAGATCAACGAACTGGCGGTGCGCATCCACGGCATCAGCGAGGACAACGCCCGGGACGCCCAGGCCCTGGACAAGGTCAGCGAGGCCATGCAGGCCCTGTCCGGGCGCTTGTCGAACCTCAGCCAGGGCCACCGCTGAGGCATTGTCTGCCCGGGCCGTCGGTGGCCCGGGCGGGTTTCAGTCCCCCCGGGCCGCATTCGCCGGCCCGTTTCAGATCTGGCTGTACATCATCAGCTTGAAGTTCAGCAACAGCCCCAACGACACCCAGCCGAGCCCCAGCAGGCCATTGATCAACGGCTTGCCGGGAGCCACGCGCGTGGCCAGGAAGCGGGCGATGGCGGCGCCGATCAGCGCGCCGGGAAAGTCGAACAGATAGAACAGCCAGCCCAAGGCGCCTTCCGGGGAACTGATCCACAGGCAGAACAGTTGCAGGTGCGCGGCCAGGGCCAGGGCCACCCCGGTGAACAGCGCCGGCGTGGGCCGGGTGCACAGCAGCAGGCCGAGAATCAGCCCCTGGGGCAGCCAGTAGGCGGCGAAGTTCTCCCAGAAATAATCTATCGGTTGCCAGGCCCGGACGATTGCCAGGGACAGCCCCCAGAGCAACGCGGCGGCAGCGGGCAGGTGATTCAGGGAGAGCAGGCGCAGGGAGCTGGAAGACATGCAGGATCTCGCTAATGAAGTTGTGGATCAGCCGGGCTGATGGTCGGGGAGGGCGCTCTGGCTGCACAGCTCATGCACCACCTGGCGCAACCAGCGATGGGCCGGGTCGGCCTCCATGCGCGGGTGCCAGAGCAGGGAGATGGTCATTTCCGGCAGGGGCACCGGCAGGCTGAAACCGTGCAGGCCGTGCCGCAGGTTGCTGGTGTGGCGCTCGGGCACCATGGCGATCAGGTCCGAACCCCGGGCCAGGGCCAGGGCGGCGGAAAAACCGCTGACCAGGGTGACGATCTGCCGTTCCAGGCCCAGGGCTTTCAGGGCCTCGTCCATGCGCCCATGAGCATGGCCCTGGTGGGCGGCGAGGATATGTTCGCCAGCCACGTAGGCATCCAGGGTTACCGGCCCCCGGCTCAAGGGGTGGCCGGCGCGCACCACGCCGATAAAGCGATCGCGAAACAGCGCCCGGGTGCGCAACTCGGGGCTGGTGTCGGCGTCGATCACCGCGGTTTCCAGGTCGACGCTGGCATCGCGCAGGGGCTGGCTGTCGCGGTCCAGCTTGGGTACGAAATGCACCCGCACCCCGGGCGCTTCAGCCCGCAGGCGACTGACCAGCGCCGGGCCGAAATTCTCGACGAAACCATCACGGCTGCGCAGCGTGAAGGTGCGCTGCAGGCGGCCAAGGTCGATCTGCTCGGCCGGGCGCAGGGTGGCCTGGGCGTCTGCCACCAGTTGGCCGATGCGCTGGCGCAGCTCCAGGGCCCGAGGGGTGGGCACCAGGCCGCGCCCGGCGCGCACCAGCAGCGGGTCGCCGGTGGCCTGGCGCAGGCGGGCCAGCGCCCGGCTCATGGCCGAGGGGCTCAGATGCAGGCGCTGGGCAGCCCGCGCCACGCTGCCTTCGGCCAGCAGTACGTCCAGGGTCAGCAGCAGGTTCAGATCGGGAGTCGACATCGGCGCAATGTAGCACGCAGGCAGCTGGCATGGCGTTGAATGCATCAATTAACTGCAAAGGCTGCGCCTTCCGCCTGGTCACGGCTGGCCCTAGGCTGGCGGGCATCACCTTGCCGGAGCCTGTGCGATGCCCATTCCCGAGTCCCAAACCGCCCCCCAAACCGCCCCCCAGGAAGCCCTGGCGCCCCGTGCGCGCTGGGCCCTGGCCAGCCTGTCGCTGGCGATGCTGATGCCGTCCCTGGACACCAGCATCGCCAATGCCGCGCTGCCGAGCCTGGCCCAGACCCTTGAGGCGTCGTTCCAGCAGGTGCAATGGATTGTCCTGGCCTACCTGCTGGCCATTACCACCCTGATCGCCAGCGCCGGGCGCCTGGGGGACCAGTGGGGCCGGCGCCGGGCGCTGCTGGCGGGGATAGCCCTGTTCACCTTGGCCTCGCTGTGCTGCGGCCTGGCCCCTGGCCTGGGCTGGCTGCTGGCGGCCCGCACGCTGCAAGGCCTGGGGGCGGCGGTAATGCTGGCCCTGAGCATGGCCCTGGTGGGTGACGCGCTGCCCAAGGCCCGCATCGGGGCCGCGATGGGCTGGCTGGGCAGTATGTCGGCCCTGGGCACCACCCTGGGCCCGGCCCTCGGCGGCCTGATACTGGCCAGCGTCGGCTGGCGCTGGATGTTCCTGGTCAATGTGCCCCTGGGGTTGGTGGCGCTGTTACTGGCCTGGCGTTGCCTGCCGCCGGACCGGCCTGTGGCGTCGGCCAGTGCCTTCGATGTGCCGGGCAGCCTGCTGCTGGCCTTGAGCCTGGGCGCCTATGCCCTGGCCCTGACCCTGGGGCACAACTTGCTGGCGCCGTTGAACCTGGGCCTGCTGGTGGCCAGCGTGGTCGGGGTCGCGCTCTTGGTGCGTGTCGAGCGCCGGGCCGCCGCGCCGCTGTTCCAGCCGGCCCTGCTGCGCCGGCCACAACTGCGCAGCAGCCTGTGGCTGAGCCTGCTGGTGTCGACGGTGATCATGACCACCCTGGTGGTGGGGCCGTTCTACCTGGCCCGGGGGCTGGGGCTCGGGAGCCTGGCAGTGGGCCTGAGCCTGTCCCTGGGGCCGCTGGTGGCGACCCTG
The DNA window shown above is from Pseudomonas protegens CHA0 and carries:
- a CDS encoding LysR family transcriptional regulator — protein: MSTPDLNLLLTLDVLLAEGSVARAAQRLHLSPSAMSRALARLRQATGDPLLVRAGRGLVPTPRALELRQRIGQLVADAQATLRPAEQIDLGRLQRTFTLRSRDGFVENFGPALVSRLRAEAPGVRVHFVPKLDRDSQPLRDASVDLETAVIDADTSPELRTRALFRDRFIGVVRAGHPLSRGPVTLDAYVAGEHILAAHQGHAHGRMDEALKALGLERQIVTLVSGFSAALALARGSDLIAMVPERHTSNLRHGLHGFSLPVPLPEMTISLLWHPRMEADPAHRWLRQVVHELCSQSALPDHQPG
- a CDS encoding MFS transporter, whose amino-acid sequence is MPIPESQTAPQTAPQEALAPRARWALASLSLAMLMPSLDTSIANAALPSLAQTLEASFQQVQWIVLAYLLAITTLIASAGRLGDQWGRRRALLAGIALFTLASLCCGLAPGLGWLLAARTLQGLGAAVMLALSMALVGDALPKARIGAAMGWLGSMSALGTTLGPALGGLILASVGWRWMFLVNVPLGLVALLLAWRCLPPDRPVASASAFDVPGSLLLALSLGAYALALTLGHNLLAPLNLGLLVASVVGVALLVRVERRAAAPLFQPALLRRPQLRSSLWLSLLVSTVIMTTLVVGPFYLARGLGLGSLAVGLSLSLGPLVATLCGAPAGRLVDRYGARPLSRLGLLGLCGGLGLLALLPRSLGLAGYLLPLALATASYALFQAANNSLVMRDVAPQQRGLTAGLLSLSRNLGLISGAAAMGALFAWGSGPQAGVEAVSRGMHWTFGVAALLMLLALLSAGRNRLSEEAGSPFISRLLAHKPTYMILDDHEIEDN